A section of the Amycolatopsis sp. AA4 genome encodes:
- a CDS encoding DUF885 domain-containing protein, translated as MTPIFQLSADHVTAEAALDPIAATLDGVTTDATALTDLTPDGFAARADLARRTLATLATLAPESRADRIAAAHLRNSLETELAWHGLDEPFRQVQAHFGTLSSIADSVRLLPRRDTDDWHVLAVRMAGVETMLAGWQKTLQAGLDRGLRAARRQALETAAQAERYAGVHNALVEEYGDGPQAGELRAGADAAHRGYAALARFLREDYAPHATETDGVGAERYAVAARLSLGADLDLAEAYEWGWAELQRIETEIAAEVAKIQPGASVAEVLARLDDECFVTGEASYLDWLRAAHDRALEAASEHFDIPEPLRALDVVLAYGSASGSPYYTGPAEDGTRPGRTWWPLGGRERFATWSELTTVFHEGVPGHHLQIGVAGLAGDSVSRYARVHSVSGHAEGWALYAERLADELGWFSERGTRLGMLAGSALRAARVVIDLGSHLDLPLPDGSRWDFDTACRFLHERGLAAEHRVHAEIVRYLGWPGQAISYKIGERAWLRARAEAAAKPGFTLRQWHEDALAVGPVGLAALQDALR; from the coding sequence GTGACCCCGATTTTTCAGCTGTCCGCCGACCACGTCACGGCGGAGGCAGCGCTCGATCCGATCGCCGCGACCCTGGACGGCGTGACCACCGACGCGACCGCGCTCACCGACCTCACCCCGGACGGTTTCGCGGCCCGAGCCGACCTGGCCCGGCGCACGCTCGCCACTCTCGCGACGCTGGCCCCCGAGTCCCGCGCGGACCGGATCGCGGCCGCGCATCTGCGGAACAGCCTCGAGACCGAGCTGGCCTGGCACGGGCTCGACGAGCCGTTCCGCCAGGTACAGGCCCATTTCGGCACGCTGAGTTCGATCGCCGATTCGGTCCGGCTGCTGCCGCGCCGCGACACGGACGACTGGCACGTCCTCGCGGTCCGGATGGCCGGGGTCGAAACGATGCTGGCCGGCTGGCAGAAGACGCTGCAGGCCGGTCTCGACCGGGGTCTGCGCGCGGCCCGTCGGCAAGCGCTGGAAACGGCGGCGCAGGCCGAGCGGTACGCGGGTGTCCACAATGCACTCGTCGAGGAGTACGGCGACGGGCCGCAGGCCGGCGAACTGCGTGCGGGGGCCGACGCCGCCCACCGCGGTTACGCGGCCCTCGCGCGGTTCCTGCGCGAGGATTACGCCCCGCACGCCACCGAAACCGACGGAGTCGGCGCCGAGCGTTACGCCGTCGCGGCCCGGCTTTCCCTCGGCGCGGACCTCGATCTCGCCGAGGCGTACGAATGGGGCTGGGCGGAACTTCAGCGCATCGAAACGGAAATCGCCGCCGAGGTCGCGAAGATCCAGCCTGGCGCGAGCGTGGCGGAAGTGCTTGCCCGGCTGGACGACGAGTGTTTTGTGACCGGTGAAGCGTCCTATTTGGACTGGCTGCGCGCCGCGCACGACCGGGCGCTGGAAGCGGCGAGCGAGCACTTCGACATCCCGGAACCGTTGCGCGCCTTGGATGTCGTGCTCGCGTACGGCTCCGCGTCGGGCTCGCCGTACTACACCGGGCCCGCCGAAGACGGCACCCGCCCCGGCCGCACGTGGTGGCCGCTGGGCGGGCGGGAGCGTTTCGCGACCTGGTCCGAGCTGACGACGGTGTTCCACGAAGGCGTTCCGGGACACCATCTGCAGATCGGCGTCGCGGGCCTGGCCGGGGACTCGGTCAGCCGCTACGCGCGCGTCCATTCAGTGAGCGGCCACGCGGAAGGCTGGGCACTGTACGCCGAACGCCTCGCCGACGAACTGGGCTGGTTCTCCGAACGCGGCACCCGGCTCGGCATGCTCGCCGGTTCCGCGCTGCGGGCCGCGCGCGTCGTGATCGACCTCGGCTCGCACCTCGATCTGCCGCTGCCGGACGGTTCCCGCTGGGACTTCGACACCGCGTGCCGCTTCCTGCACGAGCGCGGATTGGCCGCCGAACACCGGGTGCACGCCGAAATCGTGCGCTACCTCGGCTGGCCGGGCCAGGCGATCTCGTACAAGATCGGCGAACGCGCGTGGCTGCGGGCACGCGCCGAAGCGGCCGCCAAACCGGGATTCACGTTGCGCCAGTGGCACGAGGACGCGCTGGCCGTCGGCCCGGTCGGGCTCGCGGCGCTGCAGGACGCGCTGCGTTAA
- a CDS encoding Fur family transcriptional regulator, giving the protein MDEFGARLRDKGLRNTPQRRAVLAAVARTPHVTAAEIATVLDADGAVGALSRQGLYNVLEDLVGARLLRPLEPAGSPARFELETHDNHHHLVCRGCGRIQDVPCAVGAAPCLEPGPVPGFRVDQAEITWWGMCADCEAKA; this is encoded by the coding sequence ATGGACGAGTTCGGGGCGCGCCTGCGCGACAAGGGTCTGCGCAACACGCCGCAGCGGCGTGCGGTGCTGGCCGCGGTCGCGCGAACCCCGCACGTCACGGCCGCGGAAATCGCGACGGTGCTCGACGCCGACGGGGCCGTCGGCGCGCTGTCCCGGCAGGGTCTTTACAACGTGCTCGAGGACCTCGTCGGCGCCCGCCTGCTGCGCCCGCTCGAACCGGCGGGGTCGCCCGCGCGGTTCGAACTCGAAACCCACGACAACCACCACCACCTGGTGTGCCGCGGCTGCGGCCGGATCCAGGACGTGCCGTGCGCGGTCGGCGCCGCGCCGTGCCTCGAACCCGGTCCGGTGCCCGGTTTCCGGGTGGACCAGGCCGAGATCACGTGGTGGGGGATGTGCGCGGACTGCGAGGCCAAGGCTTAA
- a CDS encoding Fur family transcriptional regulator, producing MLTTSAPLPSSADAGTRLRRAGLRVTTARQVVLEVLAENPHVTVAELLPLVRARLSMASTRGVHDVLTTGVAAGLVHRFDHVGVAQRYELSGFDHRHLLCRRCGRLEAIPGTPAESAEETVSGLCSRCDSAEQLSASAS from the coding sequence GTGCTCACGACCTCCGCACCCCTCCCGTCCAGCGCCGACGCCGGAACCCGGCTCCGGCGCGCCGGCCTGCGCGTGACGACCGCCCGGCAGGTCGTGCTGGAAGTGCTGGCCGAAAACCCGCACGTGACCGTCGCGGAACTGCTGCCGCTGGTCCGCGCGCGGCTGTCGATGGCGTCCACGAGGGGCGTCCACGACGTGCTGACCACCGGCGTCGCGGCCGGTCTCGTCCACCGCTTCGACCACGTCGGCGTCGCGCAACGCTACGAGCTTTCCGGTTTCGACCACCGCCACCTGCTGTGCCGCCGCTGCGGACGGCTGGAGGCAATCCCCGGCACGCCGGCGGAATCCGCCGAGGAAACGGTGTCCGGCCTGTGCTCGCGCTGCGATTCGGCTGAGCAGCTCTCCGCATCCGCCTCCTAG
- a CDS encoding alpha/beta fold hydrolase: protein MSGYEELGTARHVNLPQGELRYFEHGRGRPVVFVHGVLTSALLWRKVVPSVADAGFRCLAPDLPLGAHPVPMRSDADLSAPGLATLLGDFLTALDLEDVILVANDTGGAITQLLLARYPERVGRVVLTPSDSFEYFFPPIFRPLPKVARIPGSMAVLGQLLRIKALYRSPLLFGWVTKRPLPPDVADEYLGKLRKSPGLRRDLRKFLRTVDSSHTLAAAEKLRQFKRPVLLVWPPEEKLFPISLAHRLAEVLPDAELVEVPDSYTFVSEDQPAALAGHITRFAAAMAD, encoded by the coding sequence ATGAGCGGATACGAAGAACTCGGCACTGCCCGGCACGTCAACCTCCCCCAAGGCGAACTCCGGTACTTCGAGCACGGACGCGGCCGCCCGGTCGTTTTCGTGCACGGCGTGCTCACCAGCGCCCTGCTGTGGCGCAAGGTCGTCCCGTCCGTCGCGGACGCCGGATTCCGTTGCCTGGCCCCGGATCTCCCGCTGGGCGCGCACCCGGTCCCGATGCGTTCGGACGCCGACCTCAGCGCGCCCGGCCTGGCCACCCTCCTGGGCGATTTCCTCACCGCGCTGGACCTGGAGGACGTCATCCTGGTCGCCAACGACACCGGCGGCGCCATCACGCAACTGCTGCTCGCGCGCTATCCGGAGCGGGTCGGACGGGTCGTGCTGACGCCGTCGGACAGCTTCGAGTACTTCTTCCCGCCGATCTTCCGGCCGTTGCCGAAGGTCGCGCGGATTCCCGGTTCGATGGCGGTGCTCGGCCAGCTGCTGCGGATCAAGGCGCTGTACCGCTCGCCGCTGCTGTTCGGTTGGGTCACGAAGCGCCCGCTGCCGCCGGACGTCGCCGACGAGTACCTGGGCAAACTGCGGAAATCGCCTGGCCTGCGAAGGGATTTGCGCAAGTTCCTGCGCACTGTCGACTCGAGCCACACCCTCGCCGCGGCGGAGAAACTGCGCCAGTTCAAGCGTCCGGTGCTGCTCGTGTGGCCGCCGGAGGAGAAACTGTTCCCGATCAGCCTCGCGCACCGCTTGGCGGAGGTTTTGCCGGACGCGGAACTCGTCGAGGTCCCGGACTCGTACACCTTCGTCTCGGAGGACCAGCCGGCCGCACTGGCCGGGCACATCACGCGCTTCGCCGCCGCCATGGCAGATTAG
- a CDS encoding TetR/AcrR family transcriptional regulator → MRRTQQERSDATRAALIKAARDLFGARGYHDVPAEEITRTAGVTRGALYHHFGDKQGLFRAVVEVLERELTAEVSAVLDGAADPLSGLSSALGVFLDACLRPDVRRISLTDAPAVLGWDAWRDLEAEYGLGLVAENLAAAREAGLIVDTPVDALAQLVLAAVMEAARMIANADDPDRVRGDVQQVFSGWLSGLLRPR, encoded by the coding sequence GTGCGACGTACCCAGCAAGAACGCTCCGACGCGACGCGAGCCGCACTGATCAAGGCCGCCCGCGACCTCTTCGGCGCCCGCGGCTATCACGACGTGCCCGCCGAGGAAATCACTCGCACGGCAGGCGTCACGCGGGGCGCGCTGTACCACCACTTCGGCGACAAACAGGGCCTGTTCCGAGCCGTGGTCGAAGTGCTGGAACGGGAATTGACCGCCGAGGTCTCCGCAGTCCTCGACGGTGCCGCGGACCCGCTTTCCGGGCTTTCTTCCGCACTGGGCGTTTTCCTGGACGCCTGCCTGCGCCCGGACGTCCGGCGTATTTCGCTGACCGACGCCCCGGCCGTACTGGGCTGGGATGCCTGGCGAGACCTGGAAGCCGAGTACGGCCTGGGGCTGGTCGCGGAAAACCTGGCGGCCGCGCGGGAAGCCGGGTTGATCGTGGATACGCCGGTGGATGCCCTGGCGCAGCTGGTCCTGGCGGCGGTGATGGAAGCGGCGCGGATGATCGCCAACGCGGACGACCCGGACCGCGTGCGGGGGGATGTGCAGCAGGTGTTTTCGGGGTGGTTGAGCGGGTTGTTGCGGCCTAGGTGA
- a CDS encoding YdcF family protein, whose translation MPESPIALPEHLRADVQTLWDYHDLHHELRPTDVGIGLGSHDLGVAAYTAELYQQGCFRQIVFTGANAPTTVDRFPRGEAVHYREHALELGVPDDAILVEPTARNTGDNIARSRELLEARGTKVDSVTLISRPYQQRRAYATCRKLWPEVKVLCASQPLPLDEYIRSIGDVDRVVNMLVGDTQRISLYAQRGFAIPQDLPGQVDRAFQSLVTHGYTARLLT comes from the coding sequence ATGCCCGAGAGCCCGATCGCCCTGCCGGAGCATCTCCGCGCCGACGTTCAGACACTCTGGGATTACCACGACCTGCACCACGAGCTCCGGCCCACTGACGTCGGAATCGGTCTGGGGAGTCACGATCTCGGCGTCGCTGCCTATACGGCGGAGCTGTACCAGCAGGGCTGCTTCCGGCAGATCGTCTTCACCGGAGCCAACGCGCCCACCACCGTAGACCGATTTCCGCGCGGGGAAGCCGTGCACTACCGCGAGCACGCGTTGGAGCTGGGTGTTCCCGACGACGCGATCCTGGTCGAGCCAACGGCCCGCAACACCGGAGACAACATCGCGCGGAGCCGGGAGTTGCTGGAAGCACGCGGGACAAAAGTCGATTCGGTCACGTTGATTTCGCGTCCCTACCAACAACGGCGGGCCTACGCGACGTGCCGGAAGCTCTGGCCCGAGGTAAAAGTGCTGTGCGCCTCCCAGCCATTGCCGTTGGACGAGTACATCCGGAGCATCGGCGACGTAGATCGCGTCGTCAATATGCTGGTCGGCGACACGCAGCGGATAAGCCTCTATGCCCAGCGAGGATTCGCGATACCCCAAGACCTTCCGGGCCAGGTCGACCGAGCCTTCCAAAGTTTGGTGACGCACGGGTACACCGCCAGACTCCTCACCTAG
- a CDS encoding GntR family transcriptional regulator encodes MGIGYRDLAASLREAIQRGEYAPDSTLPKQEELAQDYGVNINTVRKAVGVLEAEGLVTPIRRRGTVVRARPPMKRLGVERYAKSKWKYGDTVAFVADREASGREWKSADQTQTVSRVEADAEIAEALGVEVGSSVYERARLVKDAGRPTHTLSSYYRPEDVEGTRLVDETPGPAGRGGGFLVLTLQGLEPDTISETVCSRMPTPDEIETLELPAGEPVMVLHRRTSTAEGRVVEFARGVHAASRFSWSYTFKIPD; translated from the coding sequence GTGGGCATCGGGTACCGCGACCTGGCCGCGAGCCTGCGCGAGGCGATCCAGCGGGGCGAATACGCGCCGGATTCGACACTGCCGAAGCAGGAGGAGCTGGCTCAGGACTACGGCGTCAACATCAACACGGTCCGTAAAGCCGTTGGCGTCCTGGAGGCCGAAGGACTGGTCACGCCGATCCGCCGGCGCGGCACTGTCGTTCGTGCGCGTCCGCCTATGAAGCGCCTCGGCGTGGAGCGCTATGCCAAGAGCAAATGGAAATACGGAGACACGGTCGCGTTCGTCGCCGACCGCGAAGCGTCCGGCCGCGAGTGGAAGTCTGCTGATCAGACGCAGACCGTTTCGCGAGTCGAGGCCGATGCTGAGATCGCCGAAGCGCTGGGTGTCGAGGTCGGGTCATCCGTCTACGAGCGGGCGCGCCTGGTCAAGGATGCGGGCCGCCCCACGCATACCCTCTCCAGCTACTACCGGCCCGAGGACGTTGAGGGAACTCGTCTTGTCGACGAGACCCCGGGACCAGCCGGTCGCGGCGGCGGCTTCCTGGTTCTCACCCTGCAAGGGCTCGAACCCGACACGATCAGCGAGACCGTCTGCTCGCGCATGCCCACGCCGGACGAGATCGAGACGTTGGAACTCCCCGCAGGCGAACCCGTGATGGTCTTGCATCGCCGCACCTCCACCGCGGAGGGTCGCGTCGTGGAGTTCGCGCGAGGCGTCCACGCGGCAAGCCGGTTCTCCTGGTCCTATACGTTCAAGATCCCCGACTGA
- a CDS encoding AMED_5909 family protein, whose product MENKVEPATLHAAHASAITRRPTSGATRSAWAAFHLANARIYRTVADHDRWHHHEALYWAGYEERQAARFCPPSDENQSEPD is encoded by the coding sequence ATGGAGAACAAAGTCGAACCAGCAACGTTGCACGCCGCGCACGCCTCCGCGATAACCCGACGTCCAACGTCCGGCGCGACCCGTTCAGCCTGGGCGGCTTTTCACCTCGCGAACGCGCGGATATACCGGACTGTCGCGGATCATGACCGCTGGCACCATCACGAGGCTCTCTACTGGGCCGGCTACGAAGAGCGCCAGGCCGCAAGGTTTTGCCCACCGTCCGACGAGAACCAGAGCGAACCGGATTAG
- a CDS encoding aldehyde dehydrogenase family protein codes for MTDPAAGQLIEGIENATDAEVRAAIEGVGHGYRSWRACAVAERAAIVARAPDLFEERADELAAVMTLAMGKRSQVARFVAPNLVLDNTILLKHASICPRSALAIEKILHEAGVPDDACVNLFASSRKVPMSLADPRIQGVSLTGSQQAGISVAAEAGRPRGGAGRDAVYRRTSRGGCVPGGDGFG; via the coding sequence GTGACCGACCCGGCCGCGGGCCAGCTGATCGAGGGAATCGAGAACGCGACCGACGCGGAGGTTCGCGCGGCAATCGAGGGTGTTGGGCACGGATATCGAAGCTGGCGGGCTTGTGCGGTAGCGGAACGGGCAGCGATCGTCGCCCGTGCCCCGGACCTTTTCGAGGAACGGGCCGACGAACTGGCCGCCGTCATGACCTTGGCGATGGGCAAGCGGAGCCAGGTGGCGCGGTTCGTCGCGCCGAATCTGGTGCTGGACAATACGATTCTGCTGAAGCACGCGTCGATCTGCCCGCGCTCGGCGCTGGCGATCGAGAAGATTCTGCACGAAGCAGGCGTACCGGACGATGCGTGCGTGAACCTTTTCGCGTCCAGCCGCAAGGTCCCGATGAGTCTCGCTGATCCGCGCATTCAAGGCGTTTCCCTGACGGGCAGCCAACAGGCTGGTATCTCAGTGGCGGCGGAAGCGGGTCGCCCGCGCGGTGGAGCAGGGCGGGACGCTGTGTACCGGCGGACGTCGCGGGGAGGGTGCGTACCCGGAGGCGACGGTTTTGGCTGA
- a CDS encoding lytic polysaccharide monooxygenase auxiliary activity family 9 protein yields MPRKRTMLAALGGAVLAPVLMLIGPGIASAHGYVNSPPSRQAQCADGTVSCGDIKWEPQSVEGPKGLQSCSGGNDRFADLDDDSKGWKVTQVGSQVTFTWVFTARHRTSDYEYFIGGNQVASFSGDDQAPPETVSHQVDLSGYPGQQKVLAVWNIADTGNAFYACIDLNVS; encoded by the coding sequence ATGCCCCGCAAACGCACGATGCTCGCCGCACTCGGCGGCGCGGTCCTCGCTCCGGTGCTGATGCTGATCGGCCCCGGCATCGCCAGCGCGCACGGCTACGTCAACTCCCCGCCGAGCCGGCAGGCCCAGTGCGCGGACGGAACGGTGTCCTGCGGCGACATCAAATGGGAACCGCAGAGCGTCGAAGGGCCCAAGGGCCTGCAGAGCTGCAGCGGCGGCAACGACCGGTTCGCCGACCTCGACGACGACAGCAAGGGCTGGAAGGTCACCCAGGTCGGCAGCCAGGTCACCTTCACCTGGGTGTTCACCGCGCGCCACCGCACCAGCGACTACGAGTACTTCATCGGCGGCAACCAGGTCGCGAGCTTCAGCGGCGACGACCAGGCCCCGCCGGAAACCGTGTCGCACCAGGTCGACCTGAGCGGTTACCCCGGACAGCAGAAGGTGCTCGCGGTGTGGAACATCGCGGACACCGGCAACGCGTTCTACGCCTGCATCGACCTGAACGTTTCCTGA
- a CDS encoding nuclear transport factor 2 family protein has translation MHKEMDAGEFVERYVAVWNESDPAARRAAVASLWAEDGVQFTESAEYRGHQALERRVSEAFEEFVAGGGFVFRSAGDAAGLHGMIRFTTEMVPAAGGEVALTGLIVLELGEDGLIRRDCQFAEPPRPEGSDARAVVAEFLRRLEQGEPDRIAELFAEPVDWRVSWPEPEHPVVPWIRPRSSLADVADHFRTLGSACVPEESDVRVDRILVDGADAVLVGTSAQTVKLTGKRFATTFAVCLTVDGGLITRYHVYEDSLAVAEAFAG, from the coding sequence ATGCACAAGGAAATGGACGCTGGCGAGTTCGTCGAGCGGTATGTCGCAGTGTGGAACGAATCCGACCCGGCCGCCCGGCGCGCGGCGGTCGCCTCGTTGTGGGCCGAGGACGGGGTGCAGTTCACCGAGTCCGCGGAGTATCGGGGCCACCAGGCGCTGGAGCGCCGGGTCAGCGAGGCTTTCGAGGAATTCGTCGCCGGAGGGGGATTCGTCTTCCGGTCCGCCGGAGACGCGGCAGGCCTCCACGGCATGATCCGGTTCACCACCGAGATGGTCCCCGCGGCGGGCGGGGAGGTCGCCTTGACCGGGCTTATCGTGCTCGAACTCGGCGAGGACGGACTGATCCGGCGCGATTGCCAGTTCGCCGAGCCGCCGCGTCCCGAGGGCTCGGACGCCCGGGCGGTGGTGGCCGAATTCCTGCGCCGGCTCGAACAGGGCGAACCGGACCGGATCGCGGAGCTTTTCGCGGAACCGGTCGACTGGCGGGTGAGCTGGCCGGAACCGGAGCATCCCGTCGTGCCGTGGATCCGCCCGCGTTCTTCCCTGGCGGACGTCGCGGACCACTTCCGGACGCTCGGAAGTGCTTGTGTGCCAGAGGAAAGCGACGTCCGGGTCGACCGGATCCTCGTCGACGGCGCGGACGCGGTGCTCGTCGGCACGAGCGCCCAAACGGTCAAGCTGACCGGCAAACGGTTCGCGACGACCTTCGCGGTGTGCCTGACCGTCGACGGAGGATTGATCACGCGATACCACGTTTACGAAGACAGCCTCGCCGTCGCCGAGGCGTTCGCCGGATGA
- a CDS encoding PLDc N-terminal domain-containing protein — MTAVLADTVHEGLQFAAVAGIAVLVAFPVLLFIGALVSVLGSPLGLGMKFVWVVFAFCAPFLGPMLWFLVGKRSAEASLR; from the coding sequence ATGACCGCCGTCCTGGCCGACACCGTCCATGAAGGCCTGCAGTTCGCCGCCGTAGCCGGAATCGCGGTGCTGGTGGCGTTTCCGGTCTTGCTGTTCATCGGCGCGCTGGTGAGCGTGCTCGGCAGCCCGCTCGGCCTCGGGATGAAGTTCGTGTGGGTGGTCTTCGCGTTCTGCGCGCCGTTCCTCGGGCCGATGCTGTGGTTCCTGGTCGGCAAGCGGAGCGCGGAAGCCTCGCTTCGCTGA
- a CDS encoding NAD(P)/FAD-dependent oxidoreductase gives MTITIVGAGLGGLSLARVLHVHGIEATVLDLDASPSARAQGGMLDIHEDSGQVALHAAGLHAEFRTLIHLGGQESRVYDRTAALLFAEADDGSGERPEIDRGVLRDLLLNSLPEGTVRWGAKVTAAEPLSGGRHRLTLADGTSLTTDVLIGADGAWSRIRPLVSPEKPAYTGISFVEIDLLDADSRHPDAAALLGGGMSFALGEDKGFLAHREPDGSLHVYAAVRVPESWTASIDFTDHAAAKAAVLSHFEGWSERLRALVTEADGELVPRLIHALPVEHSWSRVPGVTLIGDAAHLMSPFAGEGANLAMLDGAELGLALARHPDDVERALAEYEAALFPRSAKSAAESAQSLESCFRADAPAALLELFGRP, from the coding sequence ATGACCATCACCATCGTCGGCGCCGGCCTCGGCGGTCTCAGCCTCGCCCGCGTCCTGCACGTCCACGGCATCGAAGCCACCGTCCTCGACCTCGACGCCTCCCCGTCCGCCCGTGCGCAGGGCGGCATGCTCGACATCCACGAGGACTCCGGCCAGGTCGCCCTCCACGCGGCCGGCCTGCACGCCGAATTCCGAACCTTGATCCACTTAGGCGGCCAGGAATCCCGTGTCTACGACCGCACCGCCGCGCTTCTGTTCGCGGAAGCGGACGACGGCAGCGGCGAGCGGCCGGAAATCGACCGCGGGGTCCTGCGCGACCTCCTGCTCAACTCGCTGCCGGAGGGCACCGTCCGCTGGGGCGCCAAGGTCACCGCCGCGGAACCCCTGTCCGGGGGACGACACCGGCTCACCCTCGCCGACGGCACGTCGCTCACCACGGACGTGCTCATCGGAGCCGACGGCGCCTGGTCGCGCATCCGCCCTCTGGTCTCACCCGAAAAACCGGCGTACACCGGCATCTCCTTCGTCGAGATCGACCTCCTCGACGCGGACTCCCGCCACCCGGACGCGGCGGCTCTCCTCGGCGGCGGCATGAGTTTCGCGCTCGGCGAGGACAAAGGCTTCCTCGCGCACCGCGAACCGGACGGCAGCCTGCACGTTTACGCCGCCGTGCGTGTCCCGGAAAGCTGGACCGCGTCCATCGACTTCACCGACCACGCTGCCGCCAAGGCTGCCGTGCTGAGTCACTTCGAGGGCTGGTCCGAGCGGCTCCGCGCCCTGGTCACCGAGGCGGACGGCGAGCTGGTCCCGCGGCTGATCCACGCGCTCCCGGTCGAGCATTCGTGGTCGCGGGTGCCCGGCGTCACGCTGATCGGCGACGCCGCGCACCTGATGTCGCCGTTCGCCGGAGAGGGCGCGAATCTCGCCATGCTCGACGGCGCTGAGCTGGGACTCGCGCTCGCCCGGCACCCCGACGACGTCGAACGTGCGCTCGCCGAGTACGAGGCCGCGTTGTTCCCGCGCAGCGCGAAATCGGCGGCGGAGTCGGCGCAAAGTCTCGAGAGCTGCTTCCGCGCGGACGCGCCGGCGGCCTTGCTGGAGCTGTTCGGGCGTCCATAG